The proteins below come from a single Xiphophorus couchianus chromosome 20, X_couchianus-1.0, whole genome shotgun sequence genomic window:
- the cyp27b1 gene encoding 25-hydroxyvitamin D-1 alpha hydroxylase, mitochondrial, with protein sequence MIFVRRMVQQALRLSVRNAFPLVKWMERWAESAAAPPLGSDQQAVRTLDDMPGPTAASFAWDLFARGGLSRLHELQLEGVQRYGPVWKASFGPILTVHVADPALIEQVLRQEGQHPMRSNLSSWKDYRKLRGHNFGLLTAEGEEWQEVRSLLGKHMLRPKAVEVYDQTLNNVVSDLITKLRLCRSSQGLVTDITSEFYRFGLEGISSVLFESRIGCLDPVIPEETERFIKSINTMFVMTLLTMAMPSWLHQLYPKPWKTFCDCWDYMFEFAKGHIDQRLLAEANKIAKGEKVEGRYLTYFLSQTGLPMKTVYSNVTELLLAGVDTISSTMSWTLYELSRHPEIQDVLREEVLTVLEGRRIPDNTDVARLPLMKATVKEVLRLYPVIPANARVISEKDIEVGGYLVPKNTLITLCQFATSRDPTVFQNPDDFHPHRWFNKDEAHHPYASVPFGVGKRSCIGRRIAELELYLALSRILIEFEVKPDAEGNSVKPMTRTLLVPENAINLQFVER encoded by the exons ATGATCTTTGTGAGGAGGATGGTGCAGCAAGCGCTTCGACTGTCCGTCCGCAACGCCTTCCCCCTGGTCAAGTGGATGGAGAGGTGGGCCGAGAGCGCAGCAGCGCCTCCGCTGGGGAGCGACCAGCAGGCGGTGAGGACCCTGGACGACATGCCCGGACCGACGGCCGCCAGCTTCGCCTGGGACCTGTTTGCCAGGGGGGGTCTGTCCCGGCTGCATGAGTTACAG CTGGAAGGAGTGCAGCGCTATGGGCCCGTGTGGAAGGCGAGCTTTGGCCCCATCCTGACGGTCCACGTAGCAGATCCGGCCCTCATAGAGCAGGTCCTGAGGCAGGAGGGCCAGCACCCAATGAGATCGAACCTTTCATCCTGGAAGGACTACAGGAAGCTGAGAGGACATAACTTTGGACTTTTGACTGC CGAGGGAGAGGAGTGGCAGGAAGTGAGAAGTCTCTTGGGGAAGCACATGCTGCGACCGAAGGCTGTGGAAGTTTACGACCAGACCCTGAACAACGTCGTCAGCGATCTGATTACCAAACTTCGCCTTTGCCGGTCTTCCCAAGGCCTCGTAACTGACATCACCAGCGAGTTCTACCGCTTTGGCCTCGAGG gtATCTCCTCTGTGCTGTTTGAGTCCAGAATCGGATGCCTGGACCCAGTTATTCCTGAGGAAACGGAGCGCTTCATCAAGTCCATCAACACCATGTTTGTGATGACTCTCCTCACCATGGCCATGCCCAGCTGGCTGCACCAGCTATACCCTAAACCCTGGAAAACCTTCTGCGACTGCTGGGACTATATGTTTGAATTTG CCAAAGGTCACATCGACCAGCGCTTGTTGGCCGAAGCCAACAAGATTGCCAAAGGGGAGAAAGTCGAGGGCCGTTATCTCACCTACTTCCTCTCACAGACGGGGCTGCCGATGAAGACTGTCTACAGCAATGTCACAGAGCTGCTTCTGGCTGGAGTCGACACA ATCTCCAGCACTATGTCCTGGACTCTGTACGAGCTCTCCCGTCACCCAGAGATCCAGGATGTACTCAGGGAGGAGGTGTTGACCGTACTGGAGGGTCGAAGGATACCAGACAACACAGACGTGGCCCGTTTGCCCCTCATGAAGGCCACAGTGAAGGAAGTCCTCAG gctATACCCAGTTATTCCTGCCAATGCGCGGGTCATTTCAGAGAAAGACATTGAGGTGGGAGGCTACCTCGTTCCTAAAAAT ACCTTGATCACTTTGTGCCAGTTTGCCACATCCCGGGACCCGACTGTGTTTCAGAATCCAGATGATTTCCATCCCCATCGCTGGTTTAACAAAGACGAGGCTCATCACCCCTACGCCTCAGTTCCCTTTGGCGTGGGAAAACGCAGCTGCATAGGTCGCCGGATTGCAGAACTGGAGCTCTACCTCGCTCTATCTCGG ATCCTGATAGAGTTTGAGGTGAAGCCAGACGCTGAGGGTAATTCTGTGAAGCCCATGACTCGGACGCTCCTCGTTCCTGAAAATGCCATCAACCTGCAGTTTGTTGAACGATGA
- the mcrs1 gene encoding microspherule protein 1 produces the protein MQAGDPGVGASVGASGVQSRSEDEESLGVKDVKRTATQAFGVGVPKRRSSSRSIKRKKFDDELVESSLVKSSSRVKGPPVMEPIRCLGSEPSPIEKKRVTKSGTALTPPLAVMLNPSPLPKRVKKTKQPLNMTKDLGRWKPTDDLLLINAVLQTSDLTSVHLGVKFSCRFTLREIKERWYALLYDPVISKLAWQAMRQLHPEAIAAIQSKALFSQGEQALLAKIGSTSQPKMDVFQEVLSKHPGIFHPSRTPKSLMVHWQLLKQYYLLDDQSVQPLPKGDQVLNFSDAEQMVDDVKLKDSRDEVLEHELMISDRHQKREIRQLEQELPRWQVLVDSITGMSMPDFDNQTLAALRGRMVRYLMRSREITLGRATKDKQIDVDLSLEGPAWKISRKQGIIKLKNNGDFFIANEGRRPIYIDGRPVLSGNKWKLNNNSVVEIAGLRFVFLINLELISLIKAEAAKMTQQ, from the exons ATGCAGGCTGGTGACCCAGGGGTCGGCGCATCAGTGGGGGCGTCTGGTGTTCAGAGCCGGTCGGAGGATGAAGAGTCGCTTGGTGTGAAAGATGTGAAAAGGACAGCAACGCAAGCGTTTGGAGTCGGTGTTCCCAAGAGGAGAAGTTCATCCAG gtcaataaaaagaaagaagtttgaTGATGAGCTGGTGGAGAGCAGCCTGGTGAAGTCGTCCAGTCGAGTCAAAGGGCCTCCTGTCATGGAGCCTATTCGCTGTTTGGGCAGTGAACCTTCACctatagaaaagaaaagg gtgacAAAATCAGGAACTGCTCTCACTCCGCCTCTCGCCGTGATGTTAAACCCCTCACCTCTGCCCAAAAGAGTGAAGAAAACCAAGCAGCCTTTAAATATGACTAAAGATCTGGGACGCTGGAAACCCACAGATGACCTTCTGCTAATAAATGCTGTGCTGCAG ACTAGTGATCTAACTTCAGTTCATCTGGGGGTGAAGTTCAGCTGCCGCTTCACCTTGAGGGAAATTAAAGAGAGGTGGTACGCTTTGCTGTACGACCCCGTCATCTCCAA GTTGGCATGGCAGGCCATGCGGCAGCTTCACCCAGAGGCAATCGCAGCAATCCAAAGCAAAGCTCTGTTCAGTCAGGGGGAACAGGCGCTGCTGGCCAAGATTGGCTCT ACCAGTCAGCCTAAAATGGACGTTTTCCAGGAGGTTCTGAGCAAACACCCGGGCATCTTTCACCCCTCTCGCACCCCCAAGAGCCTGATGGTTCACTGGCAGCTGCTGAAGCAGTACTACCTGCTAGACGACCAGAGCG TTCAGCCCCTTCCTAAAGGTGACCAAGTCCTTAACTTCtctgatgcagagcagatgGTTGATGATGTGAAATTAAA GGACAGCAGAGACGAGGTGTTGGAACACG AGCTGATGATTTCAGACCGTCACCAGAAACGGGAGATTAGGCAGCTGGAGCAGGAGTTGCCTCGGTGGCAGGTTCTAGTGGACAGCATCACAG GGATGAGCATGCCCGACTTCGACAATCAGACACTGGCAGCGTTACGAGGAAGAATGGTGCGATACCTCATGAGATCAAGAGAG ATTACACTGGGCAGAGCGACGAAGGACAAGCAGATAGATGTAGATCTGTCACTAGAGGGACCCGCTTGGAAAATATCCAGAAAGCAAG GAATAATTAAACTGAAGAATAATGGAGACTTCTTCATAGCTAACGAGGGCAGGCGACCCATTTACATCGACGGCAGACCGGTGCTGTCAGGCAACAAGTGGAAGCTAAACAACAACTCAGTGGTGGAG ATCGCAGGCCTTCGCTTCGTCTTCCTAATAAACCTGGAGCTCATCTCACTGATCAAAGCTGAAGCTGCTAAGATGACACAGCAGTGA